GAAGCGGCACGGGTGCTCGGGTGTACAAAGGACTCCGCTCTGATCAGAAAGATCGGATTCCCGTCGGCAATCCCCGAGATCACCGCAGGGATACGGGTCTCGATGGGCATCGGGTGGATGTGCCTTGTAGGAGCGGAGATCTTCGGTGCAGGCACCGGGAAATACGGTCTGGGGAAGAATCTCTGGACCTATTACAATCTGCACCAGATGGACAGCGTGGTCGTCTATATGCTGGTTCTCGGTGTCATCGGCATTATCATTGACATGCTCTTCCGGCATTATGTGAACAAACAGACCATGCGGTGGCAGAACACCATGGAGTGATTTTGGGATGGCAATAGTTTCTGTAGAACAGGTAACCAAGGTCTTTGCACGCGACGAAGGGGAACCGACGGTCGCCCTTAAAGATATCAATCTGGATATCGAGGAGAAGGAGTTCATCTGTATCGTCGGCGCCTCAGGGTGCGGGAAGACCACCCTCCTGCGGATCATCGCAGGGCTGGAGACCGCAACGGAGGGCACCATCCGCCTCAACGGGACACCTATCGAAGGGACGGATACTGACCGGGGCATGGTCTTTCAGGAATACTCCCTCTTCCCGTGGAAGAGTGTCATCGACAACATCGCATTCGGTCTTGAGATGCGGGGCATCCCAAAGACAGAGCGCAGGGAGAAAGCAGAAAAATACCTGAAGATCATCCGGATGGAGCAGTTCCGGGACGCATACCCACATGAACTCTCCGGCGGCATGCGCCAGCGTGTCGCCATCGCACGGGCCCTTGCAAACGAACCGAAAGTCCTTCTCATGGACGAACCCTTCGGCGCACTGGATGCCCAGACGCGCAATGTGATGCAGCGCGAGCTTCTGGAGATCTGGGAAGAGACCCAGAAGACCGTCATCTTTGTCACGCACAGCGTTGATGAAGCAGTCTTCCTCGCCGATCGCATCGTTATCCTGAGCCCCCGACCGGGGAAAATTGAAGAGGTCATCACAGTGGATCTGCCACGTATGCGTGACCGTACCGCACAACAATTTGCCGAAATGCGCAAACACATCCTGAAATCAATGGAGGATAGCGCATCCATTCGGTAAGCTTTATATGGATATATTTCCATTTTTTAAAGCACATTTATACATAGAGGAGTCACAGTCAATGGTCCGAAAACCCGCCAAAATGTACAGATCTGTCACAAAAAGGGCATACACACGCCGGAAATATATGGGCGGTGTCCCAGGAAGCAAAATTGTGCAGTTCGATATGGGCAACCTGAAAACCGATTTCCCGGTTGCCGTCTCAATACAGGTCGATGAAAGATGCCAGATTCGCCACACTGCGATGGAAGCGGCCCGTGTTAACATGAACAGGAAGCTGATCAAGGATATCGGCAGAATGAACTTCCACCTAAAGCTGCGCACCTACCCGCACCACGTTCTCCGTGAGAACAAGCAGGCAACCGGCGCCGGTGCTGACCGTGTCTCAGAAGGAATGAGATCAGCATTCGGTAAGGCAGTAAGCACAGCGGCACGTGTCGAGGCAAACCAGAAGGTCTTTACCTGTTATACCACAGAGGCAAACGCTGAGAAGGTAAAGAACATTATGAAGCACGGCATCTACAAACTGCCGTCTCCTGGCAGAATTGTCATCGAAAAGAAGAACTAATTCTTCCGTATTCCCCCAACGGGGGCATATACTTTTTTACCATTCGATTACCCATCTCCATTGAAGAGATGGGAAGGGAAACATGCCTGAATTACAAGAACAGGAGAGAATACGCGCCGCCGTTGCACAGGCAACTGCTGACGCACTGAGAGAGGCGGAAATCCACCTCCCACCCGATGTCAAAGCGGCACTGAAGAGCGCATACGCAGCAGAAGAGAGTCCTGTTGCCCGCAGCGAACTCGAAGCCATATTTGAAAACATCGAAACTGCAGAGAGACGAAATGTCCCTATCTGCCAGGACACCGGCGTCCCGGTGGTCTATATCACGATACCACCCGCGGTCCCGTACACGGATGCCATCACCGAAGGCGTGCGTGACGGCGTGCGGCAGGCGACCAAAGAGGTGCCGCTGCGCCCCAATGTCGTCTCCCCGTGCACACGGGAAAATTCAGGCGACAACTGCGGTGCAGGGATGCCCGCCGTGCATATCTCGCCGGGCGATACGTTCACCCTCACGGTGCTCCCCAAAGGGGCCGGGTCGGAGAATGTCTCCGCACTGCGGATGTTCCTGCCGTCCGAGACCGGAAAGATTGCGCAGTTCATCACGGAGTGCATGCTCCGTGCCGGGGGAAAACCCTGCCCGCCGGTGATCTTAGGCATCGGCATCGGCTCCACTGCTGACGGGGCGGCAGCGCTCGCAAAGGAAGCGCTCCTCGAACCACTTGGAGAGATGACGGCCTTCGAACAGGAGATCTATAACGCGGTAAACGCCCTCGGGATCGGCCCGATGGGCCTCGGCGGGAAGACGACCTGTCTCGGCGTGCGGATACGAAAAGGAGGGTGCCACACAGCATCACTCCCTGTTGCCCTAAATGTCCAGTGCTGGGCGGCCCGGCGGGCGACGGTGGAGGTGCAGTATCCATGACCACCCTCACAACCCCGCTGGGCGACGAGGTGCTCGCCCTCAAAGCAGGGGACAGAGTCACCCTCTCCGGAATGATCTATACCGCCCGCGACGAGGCGCACCTCCGTATGCAGGAGGCAGGCATCCCCTTTGACCCGAAGGGGGCGGCCGTCTACCACTGCGGACCGGTGGTGAAGGAGGGCAAAATCATCGCCGCGGGCCCCACCACCAGTGCACGGATGAACGAACTCTCTGGATTCCTCCTCGATGCCGGTGTGCGGGCACTCATCGGCAAGGGCGGTATGGGCGACACCGTGCGGGAAGAACTCCGGGGCAGGGGTGTCTATCTCGCCTTCACCGGCGGGTGTGCGGCCCTTGCAGCCTCACGGATGACCCTGAAAGGCGTGTTCTTCGAAGATTTGGGGATGCCTGAGGCCGTCTGGGCCATCGAGTGCAGAGAGCTCCCCCTGACCGTTGCAATCGACGCGGAGGGAAATGATCTCTTCCGTGACGTCCGCCTCCGTGCCCAGAGAGCATTTGACGAAATGTTCTGATTTCCCTCTCTATTTTGGGAAGGCAACCGGAACTGTCGATACCTTTAGTAAATACCCGAAACAACATATACGCAGGACGTGCCTGATGAAACTGATAATCGATGAACGGAGGTGCAAAGGGTGCAACCTCTGCACCACCGTCTGCCCATACAATATATTTCAGGAAGGCAGAAAACTCAACGAACGGGGAATTATTGTTCCCATCCTTGACCGCCCGGAACGGTGCACCAACTGCCGCCTCAGAAAACTCTATGGGAGGCAGTTATGCGGCGCATGCCAGATGATCTGCCCGGATCAGGCAATTTACTGGGTTGAAGAAGACCCTTATTCTGAAGAAAGCGTGGTGATTGAGTTTTGAGCAAAATTGAGTTCATGCAGGGAAACCGAGCCTGCTGTGAGGGTGCTCTTGCCGCAGGATGCAATTTCTTCGGGGGATACCCGATTACCCCATCAACCGAAGTTGCAGAGCTGATGGCACTGAAGCTCCCGAAGGCGGGAGGGACCTTCATCCAGATGGAAGACGAGATCGCAAGCATGGGGGCCATCATCGGCGCCTCGTGGACCGGTGCACGCTCCATGACCGCCACGTCCGGGCCGGGATTCTCCCTTATGATGGAGAACATCGGCTATGCGGTGATGACGGAGACACCGTGTGTCATCGTCAACATCCAGCGGGGCGGCCCCTCCACCGGACAGCCGACGATGTCCGCACAGGGAGACATGATGCAGTGCCGGTTCGGTTCACACGGTGATATGGCAACGATTGCCGTTGTCCCCTCGACGGTGCAGGAGATGTATGAACTGACAGCAAAGGCGTTCAATCTCGCCGACCGGTTCCGTGTCCCCACCTTTGTGATGTCGGATGAGACCATCGGCCACATGCGTGAGCGGATCATCATCCCCGACAAGGTCGACATCGTGCCCCGAAAACCGCTTCAGGAGGGGAAACTCCCCTTTGAAGCAGATGAGAACGGGGTCCCCGGATTTGCGAAGTTCGGCAGCGGCCACCGGGTGCATGTCACCGGCCTGACACACGATGAACGCGGGTACCCGGATACAACCGACCCCGACGTCCACGCGAAACTGGTGAAGCGCCTCTACAACAAGGTGGAGTCCAAACGCCACGAGATTGCCGACTATGACGCGGTCAACACCGATGCGGAGACCGTCTTTGTCACCTACGGACCCGGTGCCAGGACGGTCCGGCAGGTCCTGCACGACCACCCCAACGAGGAGATCGGCCATCTCAACCTGAGAATTGTCTGGCCGTTCCCCGAGGACACCCTGAAGCTCTTCCCCAATGCAAAGACCTTCATCGTGCCGGAACTGAACCTCGGCCAGATGGTACGCGAGGTCGCCCGCCACACAACGGGTGAAAAGGTCGTCTCCATGCCGAAGATCGGCGGCTACATTCACACGCCGGATGAACTCTACGCAGCCGTGGAGGCAGAGAAATGACCACCAGAGTCTTTGAGAAGTGGTACCGCGAAGACCGCCTCCCCCATATCTTCTGCACCGGGTGCGGCAACGGCACCGTGATGAACTGTGCCATCAAGGCGGTGGACATGATGCAGTGGGAGATCGACGACACGGTATTTATCTCCGGTATCGGCTGTTCATCCCGTGCACCGGGATACATATCGACAGACTCCCTGCACACCACCCACGGGAGAGCACTTGCCTTTGCGACCGGTGTGAAGATGGCGAATCCCGATCTCAATGTCGTGGTCTTCACCGGAGACGGTGACCTCTCTGCAATCGGCGGCAATCACTTCATTCATGCATGCAGACGGAATATCGACATGACCGTCATCTGCATGAACAATATGATCTACGGCATGACCGGCGGACAGGGAAGCCCCTGCACTCCCGTCGGGAAGATCTCCACGACCACCCCCTACGGAGCAACAGAACCCGTCTTTGACCTCGCAGACCTTGCGGTTGCGGCCGGGGCAAGCCATGTGGCACGGTGGACGTCCTACCACACAAAGGAACTGACCAAAGCGATCGAGACCGGCCTTGCGACCGAAGGACTCTCGTTTATCGAGGCAATGGTCCAGTGCCCGACGGCATACGGCAGGAGAAACAAACTCCGGCAGGTGACAGACCAGGTGGAGTGGATGCGTACGCATGCCATCCTCCTCCAGAAGGCACGCCGGATGGAGCAGGAAGGAAAACCAATCCCCGAGGAACACTTCACGGTCGGTGAATTTATCCACCGGCAGCGCCCGGCAATGGGGGTGCGCAGATGAGGCACGAAGTCCTCTTCTCCGGATTCGGAGGGCAGGGAGTGATCCTCTCGGCGGTCATTCTCGGGCGGGCGGCGGCCCTCTACAGCAATAAATACGCGGTGCAGACTCAGGTCTACGGGCCGGAGGCACGGGGCGGTGCGTCGATGAGTGCAGACGTCATTGACGACGAACCCATCCTCTACCCGAAGGTCACCACACCGGACATCTATGTGATCATGTCCCAGCAGGGCTTTGAGAAGTACGGGGCAACCGCCCCGGAGGACGCCCTCATGCTGGTGGACTCAGAACTGGTGCTCTCCCGCCCGGCGTGCACCTGTATCGAAATCCCCGCCACCACCGAGGCCAAAGAGAACCTGGGCCGGGTCATCGTCGCAAATATTGTAATGCTCGGCGCCCTCGTGACCGCCACCGGTGTGGTATCAGAGGACGCCATTGAACAGGCGGTCCTTGACAGTGTCCCGAAAGGAACCGAGGACCTGAACCTCGCAGCCCTTCACCGCGGATTTGAACTGGGAAGACAATAAACAGAGGAAATAACGGATGAAACTCCTTGAATTTGAAGCAAAAGAGATATTCAGCAAGAACGGGATCCCGATCCCGGACGGTGTGGTAATCAGAAGCCCGGATGAACTCCGGCGTCTCCTGGACGGATTCACGGACGAAGTCGTGGTCAAATCGCAGGTAGACGTCGGGGGACGGGGAAAAGCAGGCGGCATCATCATCACCCGGAAGGCAGATGCGGTCGAAGCGGCCACCCATCTCTTTTCCTTCCCGATCAAGGGCCTTATCCCGAAGGCCATCCTTGTGGAAGAGAAACTCCCGATTGAACACGAATACTATGTAAGCATCACGATTGACCGGACGACCCGCCAGCCCATGATTCTCTTTGCGGAGACCGGCGGCGTGGACATCGAAGAGACGGCACGGACCAGACCGGACGCTCTCCGGCGTGCCGGGTTCTCACCCCTGCTCTCTGACGTGCCGGGATTTCTGATGCGGCAGATACTGGGAGACGCCCCGAAAGAACTCGGGCCGGTCATCAACAATCTCTACAAGGCGTTCTGCGCCTCAGACGCGCTCCTCGCAGAGATCAACCCCCTCGTGACAACCTCACGGGGAGTCTTTGCCGCAGACGCAAAACTCATCGTCGACGACAATGCCCTCGCACGACAGGGTATCACTGCAAACCGCGACCTGACGCCACGGGAGCGGGAGGCCGAGGAGAACGGATTCTCCTACGTCGAGCTGGACGGCTCGATTGGCGTCATCGGAAACGGTGCGGGCCTCACGATGTCCACGCTTGACCTTATCGCACACTACAACGGCAAGGCGGCAAACTTCCTCGATGTCGGTGGCGGTGCCGGACGGGAGCGGGTCATGAAGGCCGTCCGTCTGGTGGCGGGCATGCCGGATGTGAAAGTCATCGTGGTCAACCTCCTCGGCGGCATCACCCGGTGCGATGAAGTGGCACGCGGCATCATCGACGCAGGCATCGACCAGCTCGTCATCACCCGCCTTGCGGGAACGAACGAAGAGGAGGGACGCGCCCTCCTTGCGAAGAACGGATACCAGATGCTCGACACCATGGAAGATGTGGTCAAAGAGGCAGTAAAGGAGGCAGCAGCATGATATACGGAGACCATACGACCGGCGTCATCGTCCAGGGTGCCACCGGCAACCAGGGTGCATTCCACATCAATCTGATGAACCAGTACGCACGGGAGACCGGCGGACGCGGGGTAGTCGCAGGCGTCACCCCCGGAAAGGGCGGCCAGACGGTTCACGGTGTCCCGGTGTATAACAGCGTGCGCGAGGCAATGGCAGAGCACGATGCGACCACCTCGGTTCTCTTTGTGCCCGGTTTTGCGGCAGGCGACTCCATCATGGAGGGAGCCAGCGCCGGTCTTGAACTCGTGGTCGCCATCACCGAGGGTATCCCGGTGCATGACACCATGCGGTCCCTTGCGTTTGCCCGGATGGAGGGGTGCACGGTCATCGGGCCCAACTGCCCCGGCACGCTCTCCCCGGGTGAGCTGAAACTCGGCATCATGCCACCCCACCTTGCCATGCCCGGCAACGTGGGTATCATCTCCCGGAGCGGAACACTCACCTACGAGGTCATCAACGAACTGACACGGGCAGGCATCGGCCAGTCCACTGTCGTCGGTATCGGCGGCGACCCGGTCATCGGCCAGACCTTCACCGAGGTTTTGGAACGGTTTGAATCCGATCCGCAGACAAAGGCCGTTGTGCTGATCGGTGAAGTCGGCGGAAACCTCGAAGAGGAGGGAGCGAGATCAACGAACCTCCCGCTGGTATCCTATATCGCAGGCATATCCGCCCCGCCGGAGAAACGGATGGGCCACGCAGGCGCCATCATCGAAGGCGGCGAAGGCGATGCCGTCTCAAAGATTGCACGGCTCAGTCGGTTGGGCATCCCGGTCGCGGGAAAACCCTCTGATATTCCGGAGCTGGTGCGGGAGCTGTTATGACCACGACGATGCTGAACGCAGCGGCGGCACTTGCAGAAGAGGTCGGCGCAAAGGCAATTGTCTCCTTTATCGAACCGGTGGAGTTCACCTGTGACATCCCCGTCATATGGGTGCAGGATATGCAGCTTGATGTCCTGCGTGACCTCACGATGCACGACATCCTTGAGATCTCCGAGCGGCACCTGCATGATGCCGCCGTCCAGATCTATATCACCCAGAAGTATGAATCGGGCAAAGTGGTCGGCGTCTTCCCGTATGCGATCCTTGTCTATGACATCAACCAGGAGAAGGAGTTCATCAGCGTCAAGGAGTTCGATGATATTGTCCCGCGGGACGTGATGACCGCGGTCCTGCAGCTGGCCCTTGAGATAGCGGTCGAAGGCCGGGAAGGCAGATCAATTGGTACCGCGTTTATCATCGGCAACACGGAGGAGATCTACACTCACTCCCACTCCGCCATCATCAACCCCTACCAGGGACACCGGAAGGAAGTCCGGGATATCACCAACCGCAACAACTGGGAAAGCGTCAAGGAGTTCGCCCAGTTGGACGGGGTCTTTGTCGTGGACACGACAGGCTCCATCCAGTCCGCCGGCCGGTATATCGATGTCAAAGGAGACGACCTGAGCCTCCCCCCTGGCATGGGCGGGAGGCACCGGGCAACCGCATCCCTCACCCGCATCATCCCCGCCGTGGGAGTCACCATATCAGAGAGCGGCGGCATGGTCCGGGTATTCCGGAACGGCGAATGCTGGCTGACCGTCCGCTCAGACGTCAGAATTAAAAACTAAGGTTCTTATCCATATTATTGAACCCACGTGATCATCATATTTCATAGCGTTCAATACTGCAACCGGGCAATGGAGGACCAGTCCACCCCCTATTGCAACCGGTCACCTGAGGGGGAGAGGCAGGGAGGCGGGCACCCCCTCCCCTGCATGTTGATTTCGTATGATTCGTTACCCGGACAAAACTGCGAAGGAGACCATAATTTTCCTGGTATTCCCAAAGTATTCTCCAGAGTAATATTTTACCATAATGGAAATTCTTATGTTACACTGAACCCACTTTTTAATTATCTATTAGGAGTTCGTGAAGATCAATGGTACGTAATATTGCAGTTGAGACACTCAGCGAAACACCGCTTAACAGACAGAAGCTGGAACTTGCAGAACGCAAATGTATCGGCCACCCGGACAGCCTTGCAGACGGGATCGCAGAAGCGGTCTCACAGGCACTCTCACGGGCATATCTGGATGAATGCGGTGCTGTCCTCCACCACAACACCGACCAGGGCGAGATTGTGGCAGGGGAGTCGCTCCCACGGTTCGGTGGCGGTGTTGTCACCCGACCGATGTATGTACTGCTCACCGGGCGTGCCACAAAGACCTTTGACGGCGTGACCGTACCCACCGACGCCATTGCACTTGAGGCCGCACGAAATTACCTCTCAGAAACTTTGGAATACCTCAACATGAACAAGGATGTCATCGTTGACTGCCGTATGGGAGCAGGATCCTCTGATCTCCGGGATGTATTCCGTGCCTGCGAGGAGAAACATCTCCCGCACGCAAACGACACCTCCTTTGGTGTGGGACATGCACCGTTCTCCGATCTGGAAACGGTCATTCTTGCCGTGAGCGAACACCTCGACGGCGTATACCGCCCCAAAAACCCGATCATCGGAACCGACATCAAGATCATGGGCCTGCGGCAGGAAGAGGAGATGAACCTCACCCTCTGTGTACCCATGATCGACCGGTTCTGTGCCGACATGAACGACTACATTGAGGCAGTCACCAAAGTCGGTGAAGAAGTGCATCGTGTCGCATCCGGTATTACCGACCGAAAGGTCACCGTGGACATCAACACCGGCGACAACTACGAAAAGGAGGATGCCATCTTCCTGACCGTGACCGGCACCTCTGCTGAAATGGGTGACGACGGATCGGTGGGCCGTGGCAACCGTGCAAACGGTCTTATCACCCCGCACCGCCCCATGAGCATGGAAGCGACCAGCGGAAAGAACCCGATAAACCATATCGGAAAGATCTACAACCTCCTTTCGACCGAAATGGCACAGCAGTGTGCGCAGGAGATTGACGGCATCGAGGACCTCTACATCAGACTCCTCTCCCAGATCGGCCGGCCGATTGACCAGCCGCTCATCGCAGGCGCACAGTTTGTGGCGGCAAAGGGGGCCGACGAGGCAGCCATCAGCCGCGGTATCGAAGAGATCATCGATGCAGGTCTTGAGAATATCACTTCAATCACCGAACGTGTCATCCGCGGTGAGATGAAGACCTTCTAATCCCAACACAGACGGAATTACCCATATGACAGACGAGACACGAGAGCACCTACGGCTGGCCATCCCGAACAAAGGACGCATATCTGACCCCATTATCGAACTCCTGGAAAAGGGCGGACTCCATCTCCATAGTTCATCCAGCCGCAAGCTCATCGCACCGACATGTGACCCGGCTGTCGAAGTGCTCTTTGCCCGGCCGATAGACATTCCCGAATACGTGGCGAATGGTGCGGCAGATCTGGGGATCACCGGGCGTGACATGGTCGGGGAACGCGGATCACCGGTGACAGAGATTCTGGACCTGAAGATGGGCGGTGCAACCCTTGTTCTCGCGGTCCCGGAGGAGTCCGGTATCCGGACAGCTGCTGACCTTGAAGGCAAGCGGATTGCAACGGAGTTCCCCCACATCACAGAGGGATTCTTCCGGGAACGGGGAGTAAATGTGGATTTCTTCCCGGTCGGCGGTGCCTGTGAGGCAACACCCTATCTCGGGGTGGCGGACGCCATTGTCGATCTGACGAGTTCCGGGACGACCCTGAAGACCAACCACCTGATCATCATTGAAGAGATCCTCCGGTCAACGACCATTCTCATCGGGAACAATACCGCCATGGAACAACGGCGGGACAAGATTGATGAGATCACCCTTGCCCTCGACAGTGTCATCTCCGCCCGCGGCAAGTGTTACCTGATGATGAACGTACACCGCGACTCCCTGGATGAAGTGAGTGAAGTGCTGCCGGGTCTCGGCGGACCGACGGTCATGGACGTCGCATCAGACGGCAGTCTCGTTGCGGTTCATGCCGTGGTGGATGAGGAACGGGTATACCAGCTCATCACCCGTCTCAGGAACGCCGGTGCAAAAGATATCCTTGTCATGCCGATCGACCGGCTGATCCGGTGAGAGCCATGAAGG
Above is a window of Methanogenium organophilum DNA encoding:
- a CDS encoding ABC transporter ATP-binding protein, which translates into the protein MAIVSVEQVTKVFARDEGEPTVALKDINLDIEEKEFICIVGASGCGKTTLLRIIAGLETATEGTIRLNGTPIEGTDTDRGMVFQEYSLFPWKSVIDNIAFGLEMRGIPKTERREKAEKYLKIIRMEQFRDAYPHELSGGMRQRVAIARALANEPKVLLMDEPFGALDAQTRNVMQRELLEIWEETQKTVIFVTHSVDEAVFLADRIVILSPRPGKIEEVITVDLPRMRDRTAQQFAEMRKHILKSMEDSASIR
- a CDS encoding 50S ribosomal protein L16, producing the protein MVRKPAKMYRSVTKRAYTRRKYMGGVPGSKIVQFDMGNLKTDFPVAVSIQVDERCQIRHTAMEAARVNMNRKLIKDIGRMNFHLKLRTYPHHVLRENKQATGAGADRVSEGMRSAFGKAVSTAARVEANQKVFTCYTTEANAEKVKNIMKHGIYKLPSPGRIVIEKKN
- a CDS encoding fumarate hydratase gives rise to the protein MPELQEQERIRAAVAQATADALREAEIHLPPDVKAALKSAYAAEESPVARSELEAIFENIETAERRNVPICQDTGVPVVYITIPPAVPYTDAITEGVRDGVRQATKEVPLRPNVVSPCTRENSGDNCGAGMPAVHISPGDTFTLTVLPKGAGSENVSALRMFLPSETGKIAQFITECMLRAGGKPCPPVILGIGIGSTADGAAALAKEALLEPLGEMTAFEQEIYNAVNALGIGPMGLGGKTTCLGVRIRKGGCHTASLPVALNVQCWAARRATVEVQYP
- a CDS encoding FumA C-terminus/TtdB family hydratase beta subunit; this translates as MTTLTTPLGDEVLALKAGDRVTLSGMIYTARDEAHLRMQEAGIPFDPKGAAVYHCGPVVKEGKIIAAGPTTSARMNELSGFLLDAGVRALIGKGGMGDTVREELRGRGVYLAFTGGCAALAASRMTLKGVFFEDLGMPEAVWAIECRELPLTVAIDAEGNDLFRDVRLRAQRAFDEMF
- a CDS encoding 4Fe-4S dicluster domain-containing protein, translated to MKLIIDERRCKGCNLCTTVCPYNIFQEGRKLNERGIIVPILDRPERCTNCRLRKLYGRQLCGACQMICPDQAIYWVEEDPYSEESVVIEF
- a CDS encoding 2-oxoacid:acceptor oxidoreductase subunit alpha codes for the protein MSKIEFMQGNRACCEGALAAGCNFFGGYPITPSTEVAELMALKLPKAGGTFIQMEDEIASMGAIIGASWTGARSMTATSGPGFSLMMENIGYAVMTETPCVIVNIQRGGPSTGQPTMSAQGDMMQCRFGSHGDMATIAVVPSTVQEMYELTAKAFNLADRFRVPTFVMSDETIGHMRERIIIPDKVDIVPRKPLQEGKLPFEADENGVPGFAKFGSGHRVHVTGLTHDERGYPDTTDPDVHAKLVKRLYNKVESKRHEIADYDAVNTDAETVFVTYGPGARTVRQVLHDHPNEEIGHLNLRIVWPFPEDTLKLFPNAKTFIVPELNLGQMVREVARHTTGEKVVSMPKIGGYIHTPDELYAAVEAEK
- a CDS encoding thiamine pyrophosphate-dependent enzyme, encoding MTTRVFEKWYREDRLPHIFCTGCGNGTVMNCAIKAVDMMQWEIDDTVFISGIGCSSRAPGYISTDSLHTTHGRALAFATGVKMANPDLNVVVFTGDGDLSAIGGNHFIHACRRNIDMTVICMNNMIYGMTGGQGSPCTPVGKISTTTPYGATEPVFDLADLAVAAGASHVARWTSYHTKELTKAIETGLATEGLSFIEAMVQCPTAYGRRNKLRQVTDQVEWMRTHAILLQKARRMEQEGKPIPEEHFTVGEFIHRQRPAMGVRR
- a CDS encoding 2-oxoacid:ferredoxin oxidoreductase subunit gamma, with amino-acid sequence MRHEVLFSGFGGQGVILSAVILGRAAALYSNKYAVQTQVYGPEARGGASMSADVIDDEPILYPKVTTPDIYVIMSQQGFEKYGATAPEDALMLVDSELVLSRPACTCIEIPATTEAKENLGRVIVANIVMLGALVTATGVVSEDAIEQAVLDSVPKGTEDLNLAALHRGFELGRQ
- a CDS encoding succinate--CoA ligase subunit beta; translated protein: MKLLEFEAKEIFSKNGIPIPDGVVIRSPDELRRLLDGFTDEVVVKSQVDVGGRGKAGGIIITRKADAVEAATHLFSFPIKGLIPKAILVEEKLPIEHEYYVSITIDRTTRQPMILFAETGGVDIEETARTRPDALRRAGFSPLLSDVPGFLMRQILGDAPKELGPVINNLYKAFCASDALLAEINPLVTTSRGVFAADAKLIVDDNALARQGITANRDLTPREREAEENGFSYVELDGSIGVIGNGAGLTMSTLDLIAHYNGKAANFLDVGGGAGRERVMKAVRLVAGMPDVKVIVVNLLGGITRCDEVARGIIDAGIDQLVITRLAGTNEEEGRALLAKNGYQMLDTMEDVVKEAVKEAAA
- the sucD gene encoding succinate--CoA ligase subunit alpha translates to MIYGDHTTGVIVQGATGNQGAFHINLMNQYARETGGRGVVAGVTPGKGGQTVHGVPVYNSVREAMAEHDATTSVLFVPGFAAGDSIMEGASAGLELVVAITEGIPVHDTMRSLAFARMEGCTVIGPNCPGTLSPGELKLGIMPPHLAMPGNVGIISRSGTLTYEVINELTRAGIGQSTVVGIGGDPVIGQTFTEVLERFESDPQTKAVVLIGEVGGNLEEEGARSTNLPLVSYIAGISAPPEKRMGHAGAIIEGGEGDAVSKIARLSRLGIPVAGKPSDIPELVRELL
- a CDS encoding DNA integrity scanning protein DisA nucleotide-binding domain protein encodes the protein MTTTMLNAAAALAEEVGAKAIVSFIEPVEFTCDIPVIWVQDMQLDVLRDLTMHDILEISERHLHDAAVQIYITQKYESGKVVGVFPYAILVYDINQEKEFISVKEFDDIVPRDVMTAVLQLALEIAVEGREGRSIGTAFIIGNTEEIYTHSHSAIINPYQGHRKEVRDITNRNNWESVKEFAQLDGVFVVDTTGSIQSAGRYIDVKGDDLSLPPGMGGRHRATASLTRIIPAVGVTISESGGMVRVFRNGECWLTVRSDVRIKN
- a CDS encoding methionine adenosyltransferase, which encodes MVRNIAVETLSETPLNRQKLELAERKCIGHPDSLADGIAEAVSQALSRAYLDECGAVLHHNTDQGEIVAGESLPRFGGGVVTRPMYVLLTGRATKTFDGVTVPTDAIALEAARNYLSETLEYLNMNKDVIVDCRMGAGSSDLRDVFRACEEKHLPHANDTSFGVGHAPFSDLETVILAVSEHLDGVYRPKNPIIGTDIKIMGLRQEEEMNLTLCVPMIDRFCADMNDYIEAVTKVGEEVHRVASGITDRKVTVDINTGDNYEKEDAIFLTVTGTSAEMGDDGSVGRGNRANGLITPHRPMSMEATSGKNPINHIGKIYNLLSTEMAQQCAQEIDGIEDLYIRLLSQIGRPIDQPLIAGAQFVAAKGADEAAISRGIEEIIDAGLENITSITERVIRGEMKTF
- the hisG gene encoding ATP phosphoribosyltransferase, with the protein product MTDETREHLRLAIPNKGRISDPIIELLEKGGLHLHSSSSRKLIAPTCDPAVEVLFARPIDIPEYVANGAADLGITGRDMVGERGSPVTEILDLKMGGATLVLAVPEESGIRTAADLEGKRIATEFPHITEGFFRERGVNVDFFPVGGACEATPYLGVADAIVDLTSSGTTLKTNHLIIIEEILRSTTILIGNNTAMEQRRDKIDEITLALDSVISARGKCYLMMNVHRDSLDEVSEVLPGLGGPTVMDVASDGSLVAVHAVVDEERVYQLITRLRNAGAKDILVMPIDRLIR